Below is a genomic region from Tripterygium wilfordii isolate XIE 37 chromosome 12, ASM1340144v1, whole genome shotgun sequence.
ttaatttaaaaattattgtagGTCAGGTAATCGGGTGACCCATAGCCTGAAAATGACATGTTTACCTGCAACCTGGTACTGCATTTAATTTTTCGAGCCGGGTTTGGTCCGGACCGATAAATAATGTTTAGGGTCAGGCCGATGAGCTCCGGGTCGGACGGGGTTTGCAGACCCGCTGAACGCCCCTAGATGAAGAAATGGGTGAAACTATTCATGGGGCCATTCAAGTTAAGTCTTGAAGGGGGCCCATATTAATAAGAACTTTAACATTTCGGCCTCCATTTAAGAGATGCTTGGACGCGGTGGCCTGATAAGCccatatcaattttttttgtaactttttcttttctttttttcttatttcatGGAGTGAATTTGCATCCCTTTATAGCACTCACATTTATGTCTCTAAatagattctctattttatctgTTAAAACATATCTCTATTAAAACCtccataatattaaaatattagtttctttttatattattattcattctttatattatttaattttaaataaaaacaaaatctcTGTGAATTGTATTATCAGTAGTGATAGTTGGCCAAACTTTTGGTGACTCAATGTAGCCCAAGTCCATGTGGCATAGTGACTCATTATGTGACAAGgtaaaatttgaaatataaatttttgagaCATAAATACCCCTATTTCTTTGATACTGAGCGTTCAAAACTCTTACTAAtatcacaaatttttttaacttctctctcttatatgaaacttcaaaacattttaactcacaaaataaatgttaaatttttaaaaaaattatatattcggcatcaacgcataaaactctttccaacaagatccattatcATAGTTTTTACCCAGTCAtttttaattccattgtttcaaaacaatgtattttggactgaaaaaataaattatgtacGGATGCTTTTAAAAACCAATGGATTCTGGACTGTACTTTCAAAATAAACAATGAATTCATGAATAAAAGAATGAAATTGGATTTTCAaactagggctgttattggtatgtaaattatccattggtataccgttaccgacATATTGGTTACAGAAAATCACAGAatattggtataccgttaccaatactTCGGTATGGTAAATTTACCGCTAACTTCGGTAAGGGTAATGGTAAGCAAAGTCAAAATCGGTAAATTTCTcaattaccgacatatatattaatattattttttagtttttatttttttaaaattatgaagTTTTGACCGTAGATTCATCATTCATCTACTTAGTGTAATCTACACCATTGATTGTTTGCTAGGTTATTCACTTACTCATTTCACACGAATCCCCAGtctctcaagtctctccatctcTGCCACTCAGTCTCTCCACTCTCATCCCAATCTCATCTCGATTAACATCTGCGACTCTGCCTGCAAGATTGCGAGCTGCCAACTAAGACTCTATGACTCTAGGAGGCTGCGACTGCGACTGTCGACTAGCATCTATGCCGTGATTTTCTTCGGCTTAGCTCCGCCTCCGCGCCTCCATATTGGTAAGTGGTACTAGTAACCATCTCAATCACAGACTTCTCTGCTTATCtgcttcaatttttgttttattttttgaacaaatCTGCTTCAGTTTTAATACTAGGAAAGGGGGAGAGAATTTAGGGACTTTAGGGTTTTACCTTCATATAAATCTAATTTCCACATTATAAGGTACAGATTGGGCTTTTGCTTGTCTTGGATTTATGTAACAATGTAGAGAGGATATTTACATTTCTCTGTGAAGAAAAGTTTGCTTATGCTATATTATTGTTGATAAGTTTATAAGTCTTATCTTTTTGCAACTGCACTTCTGAATAGAGGattattaaattttattgaATACTTGTATCTGAGGATTTTTGCTACTGTACTTATTGTATACTTGTATCTGAGGATtttattgaatatttttataCTTGTATCAAGAGGCACAGGTTTcaaaattggtaaatttaccaattaccagtTCACCGTTatcgatcgatcggtataccgactctttcAGTGATGGTAATGGTAGAAAATTTTGAGTTACCGAAGGTATTGGTacggtaacggtattccgtgtttggtaacggtaaccgtaccaataacaaccGTATTTCAAACTCTGAACTATTGTGTTTTATGCATTGTTAAAACAGTGGAATAGCTAAATTCTAGCTATCCATTAAATTTCATGTGAGACCTATAGTTATTTCATTGATCTAAATCAGTGAAATTAGTCATTCCATTAATTTATTCAATGGAATAAAGCATTAATTTACTCAATAGATTTTGAATTgtgatttaaaaaaatgaattatagattaaaaaaattgatttagctattctattgatttaaatAAGTAGATTTAGCGATCGCAATGATTTAAATCAGTGGATTTAGCTATTTCACTAATGTAAATAAGCGAAATTAGTTAttctaataaattaaactaatggAATTAATTAAAATGCTTTCGAAAAACAATGATATTTGGCTCAAACATATGTGGAATAATTGATTCGTTTCAATTTTGTCTTACACCAATAGTTATTTCACTGCATTAAAACAGTGAATAACTGATTCCATTCAATTTCATCCCAGACCAATGTTTATTTCATTGACTTAAAACAGTGGAATAagtaaatcattattttttacttgaaatccatagagatttatttgaattacattgtttattcgTTCAACCACTTCAGTGTTATTGTTATTCAACCTATCAACGACATCATTCATCCACCAATGTATTGCCTTTACTATTAACCACCATATTGTAACTgaaatccattaaaaaaatcatttaccAACACTCAATCATTGAAAAACGGTGGAACGACGtcaaaattaatggaataacgATCTATTTGatattaaaaacaatggaataatgaTATGTCTGatattaaaaataatggaataacaATCTGTCGAAGTTTAAAACCAATGGGATAATGATCTGTCTGACattaaaaataatggaataaccATCTGTTCAGATTAAAAGTAGTAGAATGACACAAAATTAATAGATTCTGAAATAAAATCCTATATACATTCATTCAGAAGAtgaagacaaaataaaaaaaaatacttggtTAATAGTTCAAAAATGGGTTACAATCGAGTCACATATGAGTTTTCACTTTCTAGCGACTATATCAGTCGTCCAAGGGCTAAAACATGTAGAGTTCGTCAAAGCAAGTtcaacggtggtggtggttaCCCAACGGGTGGCCTATGGTGGCCGAATCGGGCTGTAAAAGTTTCATTGGCTGCAACTTCAATGCGAGATTTCGATGAAATAGACAGCTGTTAGCAGCAAACGAACAACATGAGACCATGTCGTATGATGCTTTATGTTCATATGCACCTGTACAATCACGACCCGTCACTCAGATGCTTTAAAGTgtgaatattttaattatttcattcaGTTCAGATCCACAAGGGATGCGCCAGAACTATTGCACCGGTTATCATGGTCTGAATAATACCGAACCTATACAGACACTGATGCAGAGGTTATATTTATGCAAATCTATTCTTTTGAAGCGATATTTTACCTACAGATTCAATTTTACAGCAACTGATGTGAGTGCTCACTCATACAGTGAGTATAGTCCATATCATGGATAAGACAAAATGGACAAAAGAGGGGATAGGCAGGAACCCAATTAAGCTATTGAAAGAACAAGGTTCCACATAGAGCAATATAATATTATGTCCAAAACTCTGAAATCTTCAGTCTTCTCCACTTCTCTTCACAAAACGACCCTGCAATAACGGAAAAGAAGAATTAGAGTTTGAACCTTGACAAAGAAGAACCAACAACAAATACTAAAGTAGTCTACTTAATTTGGTTGAGGAAGGTAGGTAATCTGAGGAGCACGTACCTTGATGCGAGGTCGCTTCTCGGCGTTGAGCTTTCGGACTTGATATCGAATTCGCTTAGAGAAGAGTCTGTTTTGCCTCTTTTCCTTGTATCTCAACATGCTTGCCTCTCTTTGCACCACCTTCCAGCCTTCCTCTTTCAGTTTGGTGCTGCCAACCTCCGAAACACTCCATAAGTTCCCTACACTTCCCAAACACTCTGTTGATGCCTGTTTGCACACAAATTTAATTACAAAATCTCACACCAACTTACAAaccaatttaattagttaatccTAGCTTCTTATACATTAACATCAGATATATGATCAGCCTTCATATTTGCATTGtagaaatgaaaatcaaacaaatCCCAAATCCCAAATCCCAACCACTTCTCTTACCCATGATTTCATTTGGGATAATGGCTTCTGTATATGACGATGAACTTTCAACAGAATTAATGAACAACAAAACTATAGTCTGCAAGGCTAGCTGTTAATTGACATTTTAAGTATAACTAAAGGCTATACTTGGCAAGGGTGTTCCAGGGCTTTAGAGAAGAGAGGGTCCCTTGCAAAACATAGccttaaaaaattatttctatCAACCAACAACAAGACGGTTAAACTGGGCCATCAACCCGGCTGGCAAAAAGGTACTCTGGGCCCCGAAAAAGCCCAAAAAGTACCTTCCACACAAAACAAGAGTGAAGAAAGCAAAATGTGTAGATATCACCACACACATTTAATctgaatgaaaaaataaagagaaatctTACATTGTTTGGGTCATGCAGATCAGGGACGACTTGTTCATCAACATAAAGTGGGCCCCTATCCGACCAAGCATTCAATATCTCTTTATAATCGAGCTTCAAGACCAAGGAGGTGCTGGGCCCACCGCTACTACTTCTCCTGTGATGATCTAGATCTTGCCACCATGAATCATGATGATCAGTAGCACAACAACAACTACTGACCTCCTCCTGCTCCTTCTTGATCTCTTCCACCACTTCGGCATAACAAACCCACTTCTCCTCACTCGTATCCCTCTCCTTACACCTCATCGCCGTCCGTACAAGCCGCGACCCCTCCTCCTCCACGCACGCGTATGGCGATAATGTCTCCTCCCGCcccgtggtggtggtggtggagtttTCAAGAATAATGCCTTGGAGGCTGTTGTCGGTGGAGGTGTCGAAGAGCATGGCCACGTGATCATCGTGCATGTCATCCGTGAAAACCGGGATCTGCTGGCGTTGTTCTTGCCTGCGCCGTTGACGTGTCACAGGTGCGGGTCTTGGTGGTGAGTCGGTTTGTGGGGAGAGTTGGAGGCGTAGACTCAGGTACTTGGGCTTCTTCTTCCGGGCCTTGGTGCCGGTCTTTCGAGGAGCGGCTTTTCTGGTTTTCTTGATAGCTTTCATTTCATAGAGCAGGAGGAGTGATCTTCTTACTGCTAAGTtaatgtgtgtgtttttttctcTGGAGACAGTCAGACAGAGAGGAAACAAGAGTTGAGGTTGGTTTATTGTGACACGAGACTTGAATTCTTGGACTTACAGGGAAAGAAATGGGTGAGAGAGTGGCTGGCCTAGTGCAGAGAGATGATGGTGATGTGTTACTTTTTGACACTTGGGATGATTTTATTGGTAAAGGATGAGGATTGTAATGTTATCTGGATTTCCTTGGATGGATGAGGTGCAATTCTATAAATTTCAATCATATTCATTTAGGCGGCCCTCTTATTAATGTTTATATAATATTGGAATCAAATTTTGAACACACATTTACTTAATCTTAATCTATTGTGAATCGAACCATCTCTCATTGATAGGTTAAACAATGTTTTAATTGCATTATTTTAGTAAAACGATAATATTATAATCATTTTAAGCAAATACATTATGAAAATTCCCAAAAATCATGGATTACTATAGTAGATGAGAATCTATACCCAACAaaatcagaaaacaaaaatgcaGCATTGTGTGTCAAAGACATTAATTTCCTCTCATGTCATCAAAACACGActctcaaaaaaaaacttataatgACATCATTGTAATTGCTCTAATTCATAAATCACACATATCAGGTAAATTCATGGAAAATAAATACTCTCCTGAACCTTGGTGGAAGATATGCCGAGAATATATCTCACCGTCGGACCAATTTCAAAATGCCTGCCATTTTGAAATTAAGGTTTAACAAGTAGAAAAGTACACCATATGTAGGAAAAAGATTGAAGAAGTCGCCTAGCCCGGTCAATCAAGCAGAGACAGCTCTCTCTGAGGGCACAACACTTTGAGGGTCATTAGGGCAACGGAATAAATTACTAAACTAGTGTGGGGTGGAGACATTTTGATCTCGACCCTAAATTAAGGACAAAAGGTACATTAAACTTCATATTTAATGAGGTTTATTACATATCTCATTTTGTTATAGGTTCTTAACGAGATAAACTGCGTGTCTTTTACTTTTGATGAGAACCAAGAAAAGACAAAACtattattagtatttatttACAATTAGTATTTGTTTAGTATTGATATTCTTGTTggtatttgtttagtatttatgAGTAGGGTTTCTGTTAAAGTATAAAGTAGTTTTCTATATAGTTTTGGTCTTCTAGTTTGAGTAGGTTTTGAATTATTTGCTTTGGTTATATAAGACGGTAGAGTTGTTCAAGATTGCATACAATCGGGCTCACTGTtatgagatgaagatggaccgAACTCAATCAAGTCGGGCGACTCATGAGCTAGAGGCCCAGAATGTTTGCATGGACGGTAGCTTGGGCAACAATGCAGAAGCTATTATGCGTCAAAGTGGCTGAGTCATGTTGGGAATTCTAGTTATAATTATAGTAAGATATATGTTTGATATTTAGTCTTTAATAAGTGATTGATTGTTAATTTACTTGCCGTAAAAGTAGGAGTTATAATAAGAATATGTTTAGGAGTCGCAAGCTATATAAGCTTGACTATTATTGTTATTTGGGTATCGAatattaataacaaaaaaatctgAGATTCGTTTCAAACCTTCTCTGTCTTTTCACAAGATCAGACAAAGAAATTATCTAGGGTTTTCAAGGTTTCATCAACTTTATAAAACACTAAAGGTTACAAATGGTAAGACTATTTAGTTATatgtcaataaaaaataatcaaaataaatcCACATATTAATATGAGGATGAAGTTTTAGGATATAATTTTCAACACCAATAGATTAAGTCTCTAAAACTTCtactatatattaaaaaaaactactGCTAAATAAGATTTTTACAAAAAACTATAAGGACttatattaaaaataagtgGGTTTATTTTGGAGTTTGGGTGACCAAGTCTGTAAGACtccaaatatacatataaaaaaataactaaaaaaagttataaaaaaaaaaaaaaaactaactacCATGGTTTGTATTAAAAATAAGTGAGCTTATTTTGGGGTTTGGGTATTTAATAGTTTACTtgaaaatttttgtcaaaaattgaGTCCACCCTGGACCTCAACTGAATCCGCCCTTGGCAATGACGAACCACAACATTTGGTAGGTATAATATTTGTGAGAATGAAATAGGAATGAAGTATTTATTAACCTTAATGTCCTTATGTTTTAATGTCTTTATCTCTTTATAAACAAGTGATAGGAAATATTTTTTGATGATCTAAAATTAAAATACTACATAAAATTACATTTTAATTGTAATACCCACTTAAATGAATAGTAAATAGTCAATTAGAACAATGGCAAAATCGTAAATAGAGAGTGGTAAAATTTGATAAGTGTTGAGGGTGGAAaggtcttttgaaaaaaaaaatattccacTAACAATCACACTTGGGCTTCCCGTGTAAGCCATCAAAGAACCATTTTCTTTGAGAGTTTTCTAGAACAAGTGAGACGGTGAGCGGTGGATGTAGGGTGGCTTGGTTAGTGAATCCGGCTGGGTCAAAATAGTTTGAAGCTTATGATTGTTGTGTCTACAGCTGGGTTTTCTCTTGTGAAGTGTTGGAAGGACGATTTGCAGTACAAGGGTGTGAGAAACTCTTTAAGGTAAGACTTTGATCTtttgatttaaaatttttgggtGAAGTAAATGGTTTTAATGGAGATGTCCCTTGCTTGTGATGTTGTGATTACCAAGAATAGAGACTAGGGCCATGCTCAAGAATGTTCTTGAAGGGAAATTGAAGACTTGTGTTTACGAAGGTAAGGGCTCTAATAGCACTGTAcatctgaatttgagatttaaTGTGGGAGCTAATATGAGATTATCCCAGATATATGAGCTGCTGGAATTTTTGTTGAAGTTGGAAATTTGGTGGAAATACACAGGGTAAGCACCAGGTGGTGCTAAATGtgagattttattatttaaaatggtAAATGGAACTTATTGGAGCCTAATGAGGTCATATGTGAATCTTTTGTAGTGAATCaggtgaataaaaaaaaaatcatcatcgaGTAGGCAGGGAAAGTAATAAAGCTTTCAAGGGTAAGTGTGATTTATGATCAAGCATATCTTATAAGCCTTtgagttataaaaaaataattttgttgaatttggatGTTGGAGATGTGGATATGAGTTTGATATGATTGGGAATTATTGGTACGTCGTTATGCTGtcgaattttttttaacatgtcaGTAATAATGGGGACACATTGGGAGATTCTAAGTAGGTAAACTATGTTTTGTTTAGGTGACTAGTTTACCGGTGAACTACGCGACTATTGGAGGAACTAGATGGTGTTTTAATTGCTAATACCAGGTGAGTGAATAGGCAACTTGTTCGATACATTGGATTCTTTTTCTCTTATGGCCCTACGCTTTCTTCTAGATTTGGATCCAATATGACTTTATTGATGAATCTAGCATTTTTGGATATGTTACCGTGCTTGATATATGATGGTATCGTTCTCTCGTACGTTATGGGACAAGCATGTTTTATGGCTCTTTATTATGTTTCTTAATTCCAGTCTGACGCTGTACTAGTCTGTTCGACTTTTGCTCATATGTTTGTTCTGGGAGTGACTTTGATCAGGATACTGTGTGCTAACGACAGTATTCGTTAGCCTTGGTGCACCAAGTATGATTCGGCATTGAGTGTGCTGCCTGTTACGGCACTGAATGTGCTGCCTGTTTCGGCACTAAGTGTGCTGCCTGATTCGGCACTGATTGTGCTGCCTGTTACCGCATTGTATGTGCTGCCTATTTATTCTGTATGGAAGTCCTCCCGTATGGTCACTATTCCTTTATATCTATTGGCTTATTGATCATGTTGCACATATTTAATGTTATCGATATCCCGTACCTGTTCTAGCATGCTTGTCCCCCTCTGTATTGGTTGAGTTACTATTCATTCACTGAGTCTTGTGACTCACGCTTGCGTTGTTGGCATTTTTTCCAGATATAGTTGATCCAGTAGAGCCAGATCTTCCTACAGCCAGATAGACTTTCAACCTCCGTATTCTGGTGAGCCCAGCACATATAGTGCGGGTGTGATTATGTATTATTTTGGACTCATGTATCACCGTATTTTATCGACTCTAGATGCTCCGTTAACTACAGATAAGGTATAATGATATGTAAGGCTATGGGCCAGACTGTGTTGTAGGTATTTTCATATCACgtatgttttgtttctttgattatatTAGTGTCAAACCACCTGTTCAGAGGCTTGCTTAGCCTTAGTGTGCTTAGGTTCATTGAGGTCATGCGCCGGTCACGTATCCTTATTATGGATCGTGACATTAATATACACTATGGAGAGGATACTACAGGCTTTGGGATGTTCTAGCACTCGATCAGTTGAGTTAGCTGCGTTTCAGTTACAGGATATCGTACGTACTTGGTATGATACTTTGAGAGCAGGGAGACTAGTAGGGTTACCTCCTCTGACATGGGGGGAGTTCACCGAGTCTTTTATGGCTCGTTTTCTTCCACTTAGTGTGCGAGAGGCTAGAGCTCATGAGTTTGAGCGGTTGGTGCAGACTTCTAGTATGACTGTGACAGAGTATGATATTACATATACACGATTGTCTCGGTATGCTCCTCATATGATTCCtactgagagagagaggatcaACAGATTTGTTAGGGGACTGGTTACACCGTTGTTTACAGCAGTAGCTTCACGGGAGTTTACTACTTATGCTAGCGTTGTTGATTGTGCAAAGAAGATTGAGATGAGACGAATGGATCGTCATGGGGGACAGGATCAGAGCAAGAGAAGCCGGACTGAGGGATCCTTCCGTGATTATAGCAGGAGTGATAGTAGACAGCGGTTTGATAGACAACGATCTGGTAGACAGAAAAGTTCTCAGTCAGAGACAGGGTCTTCAGTTAATGCTCCTTTTGGTGCTTCAATAGGAGATCGTAGATTAGGGAGTACTGGGCCTATGGACCGGCAGCATTCAGGTCAGTTCAGTGGTAGCAGACCACCATGCGCGACTTGCGGGCATCCACATTCAGGGTTGTGTCGCAGGATTACTGGAGCTTGCTTTCGGTGTGGACAGCTTGGACATCAGAAACGTGATTGCCCTCAGGGTCAGAGTATGTCTAGTCACGGATCAATACCACCTACCACCCCTGCTACTGTACAGCCGGTGAGACAGACTATAGCTCAGCCTGGTAGTGGTTCTGGAGGCCGAGGTTCCGGAGGTCGAGGCCAAGGCCAGTCAGGAGGAGGTCAGGCACGAGTCTTTGCGCTTACTCCACAGGATGCTCAGGCATCCAATGCGGTGGTTACAGGTATTCTTTCTGTCTGTTCTTTCGATGCCCATGTGTTATTTGATCCAGGTTCTACGCATTCATATGTGTCCCCGAGTTTTGCATCACGGTTTGGTAGAGATCCCACTTTGCTGAGTCAGCCTTTCTGGGTAGAGACTCCGGTTGGTGAGTCTTTATATGTGATATGTGAGCATAGATTATGCGATGTGATAGTGAGTGGTAAAAAGACTTTGGCAaatttcattgtgttagatatgATGGAGCTTGATGTGATTTTAGGAATGGATTGGTTGGCATCATGTTTTGCGACTCTTGACTGTCGTCAGAAGGTAGTTAAGTTGGAGTTTCCTGGGAAGCCGCCAGTTATATTTCAGGGTGACTATACTATGTTACCGATTGCCATGATTTCATCATTGACTGCTAGCAAGTTGTTACAGAATGGATGTCAGGGATACCTTGCGTTAGTCAAGGATAGTGAGCATAGAGTGGAGAGCCTTGATCAGGTTCGAGTGGTACGGGAATTTGTGGATGTTTTTCCAGATGAGTTGCCAGGAGTACCCCCAGAGCGGGATGTAGATTTTAGTATTGATCTGGTTCCCGGTACTCAACCGATATCGATACCTCCATACCGTATGGCACCTTTGGAGTTGAAGGAGTTAAAGGAACAATTACAGGATCTGCTGGATAAAGGGTTGATTCGCCCTAGTACATCACCTTGGGGAGCCCCAGTGCTCTTTGTGAAGAAGAAGGATGGCTCTATGAGATTATGCATTGATTATAGACAATTAAACAAGGTGACAGTGAGGAATC
It encodes:
- the LOC120011106 gene encoding zinc finger protein CONSTANS-LIKE 7-like, with the protein product MKAIKKTRKAAPRKTGTKARKKKPKYLSLRLQLSPQTDSPPRPAPVTRQRRRQEQRQQIPVFTDDMHDDHVAMLFDTSTDNSLQGIILENSTTTTTGREETLSPYACVEEEGSRLVRTAMRCKERDTSEEKWVCYAEVVEEIKKEQEEVSSCCCATDHHDSWWQDLDHHRRSSSGGPSTSLVLKLDYKEILNAWSDRGPLYVDEQVVPDLHDPNNASTECLGSVGNLWSVSEVGSTKLKEEGWKVVQREASMLRYKEKRQNRLFSKRIRYQVRKLNAEKRPRIKGRFVKRSGED